A section of the Solitalea canadensis DSM 3403 genome encodes:
- a CDS encoding family 43 glycosylhydrolase has protein sequence MKKSNLHALIASLLVITFATTSAFAQQMRMDTYCNPINLDYTYMIYNSDKGISYRSGADPAVVEFRGEYYMFVTRSMGYWHSNDLQNWDFITPEKWYFQGSNAPAAHNYKDSVLYVTGDPSGQMSILYTDNPKKGDWKTVPSILNNLQDPNLFIDDDGKAYMFWGSSNVYPIRGKELDREKRFIAGPEKELFNLDSTKHGWERFGENHSDTKLGGYIEGPWLTKYNGKYYMQYAAPGTEFNVYGDGVYIADHPMGPYTYQKHNPVSYKPGGFMNGAGHGSTVLGPGNQYWHFSSMALSSNVNWERRLAIFPLGFDKDGIMYCDTRFGDYPHYAPTVQGEKGKFRGWMLLSYNKPVKVSSSVDDHKAANLTDENVKSFWLAEKNDDKQWVEIDLGKVSSVAAVQINYFDYKTDLYGRVPGLHHRYLMEGSVDGKSWITLVDRSNNYKDVPNDYVELESKKDVRYVRYKHISLATPNLAISDIRVFGNGSGAVPAQVKTVEMKRHKDGKDINIKWEKIAGIQGYNVLWGIAPDKLYSSWMVYGENSLLLKSLTAGQKYYFAIESFNENGVSKLSKIYEVQ, from the coding sequence ATGAAGAAATCAAATTTACACGCCCTTATTGCAAGCTTATTAGTTATTACGTTTGCAACAACCTCAGCATTTGCCCAGCAAATGCGCATGGATACTTATTGTAACCCCATTAACCTGGATTATACTTATATGATCTATAATTCAGATAAAGGAATTTCATATCGCTCGGGGGCAGACCCTGCGGTTGTTGAATTCAGGGGTGAATATTACATGTTTGTAACCCGCTCAATGGGTTATTGGCATTCTAATGATCTTCAAAATTGGGATTTTATTACACCAGAGAAGTGGTATTTCCAGGGATCAAATGCTCCAGCCGCTCATAACTATAAAGATTCTGTATTATATGTTACAGGAGATCCTTCCGGACAAATGAGTATTTTATATACTGATAATCCTAAAAAAGGCGATTGGAAAACAGTGCCTTCTATCTTAAATAATTTACAAGACCCGAATCTTTTCATTGATGACGACGGAAAAGCTTATATGTTTTGGGGCTCGTCTAATGTTTACCCTATAAGAGGTAAAGAATTAGATCGTGAAAAACGCTTTATTGCCGGTCCGGAAAAAGAATTATTTAACCTTGACTCAACTAAACATGGTTGGGAACGTTTCGGCGAAAACCATTCGGATACTAAATTGGGCGGCTATATTGAAGGCCCTTGGCTTACAAAGTATAACGGAAAATATTACATGCAATATGCTGCTCCTGGCACCGAATTTAATGTATATGGAGATGGTGTTTACATCGCTGACCATCCGATGGGGCCTTACACCTATCAGAAACATAATCCGGTTTCTTATAAACCTGGAGGTTTTATGAATGGGGCAGGGCACGGAAGCACAGTTTTGGGTCCGGGTAATCAATATTGGCATTTCTCTTCGATGGCTTTATCATCTAACGTAAATTGGGAGAGAAGACTAGCCATATTCCCATTGGGATTTGATAAAGACGGTATTATGTATTGTGATACCCGTTTTGGAGATTATCCGCATTATGCACCAACCGTACAGGGCGAAAAAGGGAAATTTAGAGGATGGATGTTACTGTCTTATAATAAACCGGTAAAAGTTTCTTCATCTGTTGATGATCATAAAGCTGCAAACCTTACCGATGAGAATGTAAAATCGTTCTGGTTGGCTGAGAAAAATGATGACAAGCAATGGGTGGAGATTGACCTGGGAAAGGTAAGTTCAGTTGCTGCTGTACAGATTAATTACTTTGATTATAAAACCGATCTGTACGGTAGGGTTCCCGGTTTACATCACCGTTACCTGATGGAGGGTTCTGTAGACGGCAAAAGCTGGATCACTTTGGTTGACCGAAGCAATAATTACAAGGATGTTCCGAATGATTATGTTGAATTGGAAAGTAAAAAGGATGTAAGATACGTTCGTTATAAACATATCAGCCTGGCTACACCAAATCTGGCCATCTCAGATATTCGGGTTTTCGGTAATGGTAGTGGTGCTGTACCAGCACAAGTGAAAACTGTTGAAATGAAACGTCATAAAGATGGAAAAGACATCAACATCAAGTGGGAAAAAATTGCAGGGATCCAGGGCTATAATGTTCTATGGGGAATTGCACCTGATAAATTATACAGCTCATGGATGGTTTACGGAGAAAACAGCTTATTGCTTAAAAGCTTAACTGCCGGACAGAAATATTACTTCGCCATTGAGTCATTTAATGAGAACGGCGTTTCTAAATTGTCGAAAATATATGAGGTGCAATAG
- a CDS encoding NUMOD4 domain-containing protein — MPQQQTIEPYLDRSLIDRIDEVWKDIPGFEGFYQVSNQGRVKSLDRTVEHPRLYSQFVKGQVLRHSIAKNLNIKTGEPMIDLRVCLNKYGKSYYFNTRRIVYATFIDPTLDFTKDGMYVINANGNGYDCSVGNLKLASKSEKQQRVIKRDRHHNYLAIADRSGWTKAYGGATRRKPIDKYSLEGELIASYESISQASKLNSLDEKSIIAVAKGRYRQWNGFIWKYSTDMQDK, encoded by the coding sequence ATGCCACAACAACAAACAATAGAACCTTATTTAGATAGATCTTTAATAGATAGAATAGACGAAGTGTGGAAAGATATTCCTGGGTTTGAAGGCTTTTATCAGGTGTCTAATCAGGGACGAGTAAAATCTTTAGACCGAACAGTAGAACATCCACGTTTATATAGCCAGTTTGTAAAAGGACAGGTATTAAGACATTCTATTGCAAAGAACCTGAATATAAAAACAGGAGAGCCGATGATTGATTTGAGGGTATGTCTCAACAAATACGGTAAATCGTATTATTTTAATACACGGAGAATTGTTTATGCCACGTTTATTGATCCAACGCTAGATTTTACGAAAGATGGAATGTATGTAATCAATGCGAACGGTAATGGATACGATTGTTCTGTAGGTAATTTGAAACTTGCTAGCAAAAGCGAAAAGCAACAACGTGTAATTAAACGCGACAGGCATCATAATTACCTGGCAATTGCCGATCGTTCAGGTTGGACCAAAGCCTACGGGGGGGCTACCCGTCGAAAACCTATAGATAAGTACTCGCTGGAAGGAGAATTAATAGCCAGTTATGAGAGTATCTCTCAGGCGTCGAAATTGAATAGTTTGGATGAAAAAAGTATCATCGCTGTTGCTAAAGGTCGTTACCGGCAATGGAATGGATTTATTTGGAAGTACTCAACCGATATGCAGGACAAGTAA
- a CDS encoding winged helix-turn-helix domain-containing protein, translating to MAEKFEELDPVLNTPVRLAIISILIKVEQADFSHLMEATQTTQGNMSHQLKRLNEEEYVIIEKTFKGNYPQTICRITMKGREAFEKYVESIKKYLHL from the coding sequence ATGGCAGAGAAATTTGAAGAGCTGGATCCGGTATTGAATACACCGGTTCGTTTGGCCATTATTTCCATCCTTATTAAAGTTGAGCAAGCTGATTTTAGCCATCTGATGGAAGCGACTCAAACAACACAGGGAAATATGAGTCATCAGCTTAAACGCTTAAACGAAGAGGAGTACGTAATTATAGAGAAAACGTTTAAAGGTAATTATCCTCAAACGATTTGTCGGATTACGATGAAGGGGAGAGAAGCATTTGAAAAATACGTGGAATCAATAAAGAAATATTTGCATCTATGA
- a CDS encoding beta-N-acetylhexosaminidase, producing the protein MYRIKFFFMVVVCFLLSIESNLAQSTLSPERYPIIPKPLSLIEQKGDFIFNKETKIVVKTSDEQVQKAVSFLVDLLAPSTGYKLGYAKSQAKNALIVALDPSIKSEEAYYLSITDKAITIRAKTAAGIFRGIQTLRQLMPAEIEQKQQVSSVKWSVPCAVIEDEPRFQYRGAHLDVCRHFFPPEFIKRYINLLALFKYNTFHWHLTEDQGWRIEIKKYPKLSTLGQWRKETCVGRHTSRTPVMERVYDNTPYEGFYTQEEIKDVIKYAQDRFITIIPEIEMPGHALAALAAYPDLGCTKGPYEVATRWGVFKDVFCTRDSTFIFLQDVLTEVIDLFPSKYIHIGGDECPKLRWQNCFHCQTFMKENGIKDEHALQSYFIQRIEKFINSKGRQIIGWDEILEGGLAPNATVMSWRGTEGGIAAAKQKHNVIMTPGDVCYFDYYQADPKNEPMAIGKTPTTLEKVYAYEPIPQELSADEAKYIIGAQANVWSEYMKTGSHVEYMVFPRALALAEVTWTSKEKKNYEDFIKRFKLQALRLDQMKVNYAKHILTD; encoded by the coding sequence ATGTACAGAATAAAGTTTTTTTTCATGGTGGTGGTATGTTTTTTACTATCTATTGAATCAAACCTCGCCCAATCCACTTTAAGTCCCGAGCGTTATCCCATCATTCCCAAGCCGCTTTCATTAATTGAACAGAAAGGTGATTTTATTTTCAACAAGGAAACTAAAATAGTTGTTAAAACCAGCGATGAGCAAGTACAAAAAGCGGTAAGTTTTTTGGTTGATCTGTTAGCTCCCTCGACAGGATATAAATTAGGGTATGCAAAAAGTCAGGCTAAAAATGCATTGATAGTAGCATTAGATCCATCTATTAAAAGTGAGGAAGCTTATTATCTAAGTATTACTGATAAAGCAATTACCATACGTGCTAAAACGGCTGCAGGTATTTTCAGGGGAATACAGACTTTACGTCAGTTAATGCCTGCTGAAATTGAACAAAAGCAGCAAGTATCATCAGTTAAATGGTCGGTTCCTTGTGCTGTTATAGAAGACGAACCTCGTTTTCAATACCGTGGAGCTCATTTAGATGTTTGCAGACACTTCTTCCCTCCCGAGTTTATTAAGCGATACATCAACTTATTGGCCTTATTTAAATATAACACCTTTCATTGGCACCTTACGGAAGATCAGGGTTGGAGAATAGAAATAAAGAAATATCCAAAGTTAAGCACCCTGGGGCAATGGAGAAAAGAAACCTGTGTAGGAAGGCATACATCTCGTACACCTGTTATGGAGCGTGTGTATGATAATACTCCTTACGAAGGATTTTACACACAGGAAGAAATAAAAGATGTAATAAAATATGCTCAGGATCGGTTTATAACGATCATTCCTGAAATTGAAATGCCTGGCCATGCTTTGGCTGCTCTTGCTGCATACCCGGACTTAGGTTGTACCAAAGGACCTTATGAGGTGGCAACTCGTTGGGGTGTTTTTAAAGATGTTTTTTGTACCCGCGATTCAACATTTATATTCTTGCAGGATGTATTAACTGAAGTAATCGATTTGTTCCCAAGTAAGTATATTCATATTGGTGGCGATGAATGTCCAAAGTTACGTTGGCAAAATTGCTTCCATTGCCAGACATTCATGAAGGAAAATGGTATTAAGGATGAGCACGCTCTGCAAAGCTATTTTATTCAACGAATTGAAAAATTTATCAACTCCAAAGGGCGACAAATAATTGGCTGGGATGAAATATTGGAAGGTGGACTAGCTCCTAATGCTACAGTGATGTCATGGAGAGGTACCGAAGGTGGTATTGCTGCTGCAAAGCAAAAGCATAATGTAATTATGACTCCTGGTGATGTTTGTTATTTTGATTATTACCAGGCTGATCCAAAAAATGAACCAATGGCAATTGGAAAAACGCCAACAACGCTTGAGAAGGTTTATGCTTATGAACCTATTCCGCAAGAGCTTTCTGCTGATGAAGCGAAATATATTATTGGTGCACAGGCCAACGTTTGGTCGGAATACATGAAAACCGGTTCGCATGTTGAGTATATGGTTTTTCCAAGAGCACTTGCATTAGCCGAAGTAACCTGGACTTCAAAAGAAAAGAAGAACTACGAAGACTTTATTAAGCGCTTTAAGCTACAAGCATTACGTTTAGACCAAATGAAAGTAAATTATGCAAAGCACATATTAACAGATTAG
- a CDS encoding MarR family transcriptional regulator, whose translation MMKNIIDESGLLAISTRLQRLSDQLRKDGQLIYKAYGIDFEPKWFPVIYTLHHKSPLSVMDISMEIGYTHPSTISLLKELEKLKLIESKRDKKDDRKRLIQLTTKGKDLVNQIEPIWKVMVAALETLTATTNNIMKAIDEVENNMKQQGFYNRAEQIKQGY comes from the coding sequence ATGATGAAGAATATAATTGATGAATCAGGTTTACTGGCCATCTCCACCAGATTGCAGCGTTTGAGCGACCAGTTGCGTAAAGATGGGCAGTTGATCTATAAAGCATATGGCATTGATTTCGAACCTAAATGGTTTCCTGTAATTTATACGCTGCACCATAAATCACCACTTAGTGTAATGGATATTTCAATGGAGATTGGCTATACGCATCCTTCAACCATTAGCTTATTAAAGGAACTAGAAAAACTAAAGCTGATTGAGTCCAAACGGGACAAGAAAGATGACCGGAAACGCTTAATTCAACTAACCACAAAAGGGAAAGACTTAGTCAATCAGATCGAACCTATCTGGAAGGTAATGGTTGCTGCGTTAGAAACCCTTACCGCTACGACTAATAATATTATGAAGGCAATTGATGAAGTCGAAAATAATATGAAGCAACAAGGATTTTATAATAGGGCCGAACAGATAAAACAAGGGTATTAA
- a CDS encoding glycoside hydrolase family 2 TIM barrel-domain containing protein gives MKKLFFFLAIVLTHLKIYAQRTEETINDNWSFSISDEQSYSSKDFDDQKWALVNLPHTWNTDAYSKKDYFRGNCWYRKRLMIPERLKTKEIFIRFEAVNSQAELFINGKRKTIHSGGYNAFTIDITNDVDFGKYNTIAVKVNNENKNIPPLSGDFTIFGGIYRDVWLISTEKQHFNLSDYGSDGIYVSTPLVSNELAQLNLKGSVINRDKAAKNETKLLIKIFNPGKKLVYQQEEKLKTPFNTPYQFSKAISITKPELWSPDRPSLYTAEITLTESRTNKVVDQLSIPIGLRWFSVDTKNGFMLNGKSLKLIGVCRHQDQAPLSIALTDEMHRRDIQLIKEMGANFIRISHYPQDKALLEACDRLGLLAWEEIPIVDLISKAPEFEENCKTALIEMIRQHYNHPSVVMWGYMNEALIQLPYRYKKEELPVYYDKTVELAQKLEKLLKQEDPGRLSVMAFHGSQVYNETGLSSIADIAGWNLYQGWYESDITGFERFVDKEHEKYPNRPLFISEFGAGSDRRLQTLSPEVFDFSMQWQQNYLEHYLPEIQKRNFIVGATEWNFIDFNVATRQESMPRVNNKGLAYNNRSLKDVYYYFKAFLRKDEPVLHIAVNDWPVRTVVSDSSTTVHPVKVYSNCASISLTVNDQLIETKEPANYNAIWNVPLKEGRNSIKATSVWNNQTVATESVIVLKVVPGEITEQNSNGLELAINAGSNCYFIDELSNLCWQPDRPYQQGGWGYIGGTVFRKSPGRIGTTAEVTGTHNTPLFQTKRENPDAYRFDLPNGQYEVELSFADLYGNTSKSAYDLAKTQNESAFQGNVFNVLINNELVLEKFNPATDAGNNFALKKKYIIKVTNGALTVNFKSITGNSFINALKIRKI, from the coding sequence ATGAAAAAGCTCTTTTTCTTTCTGGCTATAGTTCTTACGCATTTAAAAATCTATGCCCAACGGACAGAAGAAACCATAAATGATAACTGGAGCTTTTCTATTTCGGATGAACAAAGTTATTCTTCAAAAGACTTTGACGATCAGAAATGGGCACTTGTAAACCTTCCTCATACATGGAATACAGATGCCTATTCTAAAAAAGACTATTTCAGGGGAAATTGCTGGTACAGGAAAAGATTAATGATACCAGAGCGCCTGAAAACAAAGGAAATATTTATCCGATTTGAAGCAGTAAACTCCCAGGCTGAATTATTCATCAACGGAAAAAGAAAAACTATTCACTCTGGAGGTTATAATGCATTTACTATTGATATTACCAATGACGTTGACTTTGGCAAGTACAATACTATTGCGGTTAAAGTTAATAACGAAAACAAGAATATACCACCTCTGTCCGGAGACTTTACCATTTTTGGGGGCATTTACAGGGATGTTTGGCTTATCTCCACAGAAAAACAACATTTTAACCTATCTGACTACGGTTCTGACGGGATTTATGTATCAACACCGTTGGTTTCTAATGAACTTGCCCAACTTAACCTAAAGGGTTCTGTAATCAATAGGGATAAGGCTGCTAAAAACGAAACAAAGCTCTTGATTAAAATTTTTAATCCGGGTAAAAAACTGGTTTATCAGCAGGAGGAAAAACTTAAAACTCCATTTAACACACCTTATCAGTTTAGCAAAGCTATTTCCATTACAAAACCGGAATTATGGTCGCCGGATCGTCCATCACTATATACTGCTGAAATTACCTTAACAGAAAGCCGGACTAATAAAGTAGTTGATCAACTCAGCATTCCAATCGGTTTAAGGTGGTTTAGTGTGGATACTAAAAATGGTTTTATGCTTAACGGAAAAAGCTTAAAGCTAATTGGGGTTTGTCGTCACCAAGATCAAGCACCATTAAGCATTGCTTTGACTGACGAAATGCATCGACGAGATATTCAATTGATTAAGGAGATGGGAGCAAATTTCATCCGCATTTCTCACTATCCGCAAGATAAAGCCCTACTTGAAGCATGTGACCGTTTAGGATTATTGGCTTGGGAAGAAATTCCTATTGTTGATTTAATCTCAAAAGCTCCGGAGTTTGAAGAAAACTGCAAAACGGCACTTATAGAAATGATTCGCCAACATTATAATCATCCGTCGGTGGTTATGTGGGGGTACATGAACGAAGCATTGATTCAGTTACCCTACCGCTATAAAAAAGAAGAATTACCTGTTTATTATGATAAAACAGTTGAACTGGCACAAAAACTTGAAAAACTACTAAAGCAGGAAGACCCTGGAAGGTTAAGTGTGATGGCTTTTCATGGCAGCCAGGTCTATAATGAAACCGGACTCTCATCAATAGCAGATATTGCCGGATGGAATTTATACCAGGGCTGGTATGAAAGTGACATTACAGGCTTCGAGCGTTTTGTGGATAAAGAACATGAAAAATATCCCAACCGTCCATTGTTTATCAGTGAATTTGGAGCAGGTTCCGATCGTCGCCTCCAAACACTATCACCTGAAGTTTTTGATTTCTCTATGCAATGGCAGCAAAATTACCTGGAGCATTATTTGCCAGAAATTCAAAAACGAAACTTTATTGTAGGCGCCACTGAATGGAATTTCATTGATTTTAACGTCGCAACCCGCCAAGAATCAATGCCGCGAGTTAACAATAAAGGTTTAGCCTATAATAACCGGTCATTAAAAGATGTCTACTATTATTTTAAGGCCTTTTTAAGAAAAGATGAACCTGTATTACATATTGCTGTTAATGACTGGCCGGTGCGTACCGTTGTTTCTGATTCGAGCACAACCGTTCATCCTGTAAAAGTTTATAGTAATTGTGCATCCATAAGTCTTACTGTTAATGATCAATTAATTGAAACAAAAGAGCCTGCGAATTACAATGCGATATGGAATGTTCCATTAAAAGAGGGACGTAACTCCATTAAAGCTACTTCTGTATGGAATAATCAAACAGTAGCAACTGAATCAGTAATAGTTTTAAAGGTAGTACCAGGTGAAATTACTGAGCAAAACAGTAATGGGTTAGAACTGGCAATTAATGCAGGCAGCAACTGTTATTTTATAGATGAATTAAGCAATTTATGCTGGCAACCCGACAGACCTTACCAACAGGGGGGCTGGGGATATATAGGAGGCACAGTTTTTCGAAAAAGCCCGGGAAGGATAGGCACTACTGCAGAAGTTACAGGAACTCACAATACTCCGCTTTTCCAAACAAAAAGAGAAAATCCGGACGCTTATCGTTTTGACCTTCCCAACGGACAATACGAGGTGGAATTATCATTCGCAGATTTATATGGAAATACCTCAAAATCCGCTTACGATCTTGCAAAAACACAGAATGAATCTGCATTCCAAGGAAACGTGTTTAATGTATTGATCAATAATGAATTGGTACTTGAAAAGTTCAATCCAGCTACCGATGCCGGAAATAACTTTGCCCTTAAAAAGAAGTACATCATTAAGGTAACAAACGGAGCATTAACGGTTAACTTTAAAAGCATTACAGGAAACAGCTTTATCAACGCGCTAAAAATCAGAAAAATATAA
- a CDS encoding DUF1266 domain-containing protein gives MKSELPKEEGVFEYYLDLYRKLNNTVPDLIEQKVITDFSQIKKTKDSAWNYGRGAFLSRCCYELGYFSEKELKEYLEKSYKGIKNHCCTWKEYTTSYVFGRAIWGGSNNNGMMQIAADLLNNEKSPLKNKTHL, from the coding sequence TTGAAATCAGAATTACCAAAAGAAGAAGGTGTTTTTGAGTATTATTTAGATTTATATAGAAAATTAAACAACACAGTACCCGACCTTATTGAACAAAAAGTAATCACTGATTTTTCTCAAATAAAAAAGACAAAAGATAGTGCTTGGAATTATGGAAGAGGTGCATTTTTATCGCGTTGTTGTTATGAATTAGGTTATTTTTCAGAAAAAGAACTTAAAGAATATTTAGAAAAATCGTACAAAGGAATAAAAAACCATTGCTGTACCTGGAAAGAATACACAACCAGTTATGTTTTCGGAAGAGCAATTTGGGGTGGTTCAAACAACAATGGGATGATGCAAATTGCAGCCGATTTACTGAATAATGAGAAAAGCCCATTAAAAAATAAAACCCATTTGTAA
- a CDS encoding sulfatase family protein yields MTRKKSLFSCLLMLLAFASCKKAEQHQRPNIVFIMSDDHAAQAISAYGHPVSRLAPTPNIDRIAEEGAIFLDNYCANSICGPSRASVLTGKHSHKNGFMRNWAKGFDGTQQTISKILQQNGYQTAVIGKWHLISKPTGFDYWKILNDQGEYNNPDFITEKDTVKSMGYVTDLITKYTKEWLEHRDKNKPFFLMMNHKAPHRNWVPAEKYYHLYEHVKFPVPDNYFDDYKGRFAASKQKMNIYRDMYEGHDLKMVKGINSDSLLYDPWPQVLGRMTPEERKRFIEAYRDRNNDFYKTKMTDKEIAEWKYQRYMQDYLATVKSVDESVGELLDYLKREGLDKNTIVIYTSDQGFYLGEHGWFDKRFMYEESMGMPLLMKYPGHIEPGTKVRELTQNIDFAPSLLSFCGISAPADMQGVTFKPLVTGKKPKQWRDALYYHYYEFPGFHDVRAHYGIKTKRYKLMCFYKEKIWELYDLEKDPHEMNNIIDDPQMKPVINQLKEELAQLQQQYEVPESAKN; encoded by the coding sequence ATGACAAGAAAAAAATCATTGTTCAGTTGTTTACTTATGCTTTTAGCTTTTGCAAGCTGCAAAAAGGCTGAACAACATCAACGACCCAACATTGTTTTTATCATGAGTGATGATCATGCGGCACAAGCCATTAGTGCGTATGGTCACCCAGTTTCAAGATTAGCGCCAACACCCAATATTGACCGAATTGCTGAAGAAGGGGCTATTTTTTTAGATAATTATTGTGCCAACTCCATTTGTGGCCCAAGCCGGGCCTCTGTGCTTACAGGAAAGCACAGCCATAAAAATGGCTTTATGCGTAATTGGGCAAAGGGTTTTGATGGCACGCAACAAACCATTTCAAAGATCCTTCAGCAAAATGGTTACCAGACAGCAGTAATAGGTAAATGGCATTTAATATCAAAACCAACAGGTTTTGATTACTGGAAGATTTTGAATGATCAGGGTGAATACAATAACCCGGATTTCATTACGGAGAAAGACACTGTAAAGAGTATGGGGTATGTTACTGATTTGATTACCAAATACACCAAAGAATGGCTCGAACATCGCGATAAGAATAAACCTTTTTTCTTAATGATGAATCATAAAGCTCCGCATCGTAATTGGGTGCCTGCTGAGAAGTATTATCATCTTTATGAGCATGTAAAATTCCCTGTGCCGGATAATTATTTTGATGATTATAAGGGAAGATTTGCCGCATCAAAGCAAAAAATGAACATCTATCGTGACATGTATGAAGGTCACGATCTTAAAATGGTTAAAGGGATCAATAGTGATTCTTTATTGTACGATCCGTGGCCTCAGGTTCTTGGACGCATGACTCCTGAAGAAAGAAAACGTTTTATTGAAGCCTATCGCGACCGAAATAATGACTTCTATAAAACAAAAATGACTGATAAGGAAATTGCTGAATGGAAATACCAACGTTATATGCAAGATTACCTGGCAACTGTTAAGTCTGTTGATGAAAGTGTAGGAGAGCTATTGGATTATCTTAAAAGAGAGGGATTAGATAAAAATACAATTGTTATTTATACCTCCGATCAAGGGTTCTATTTAGGTGAGCATGGCTGGTTCGACAAGCGTTTTATGTATGAAGAATCAATGGGAATGCCATTATTGATGAAATACCCCGGACATATTGAGCCCGGAACCAAGGTACGCGAACTGACACAAAACATTGACTTTGCACCCAGTTTATTAAGTTTCTGTGGCATTAGTGCGCCGGCAGATATGCAAGGAGTAACGTTTAAACCGCTTGTAACCGGCAAAAAGCCTAAACAATGGCGAGATGCCCTTTACTATCATTATTATGAATTCCCTGGTTTTCACGATGTCAGAGCACATTATGGTATTAAAACCAAACGTTATAAACTAATGTGCTTCTACAAAGAAAAAATTTGGGAGCTGTATGATCTGGAAAAGGACCCACATGAAATGAATAATATCATCGATGACCCACAAATGAAACCGGTTATCAATCAGTTAAAAGAAGAACTGGCGCAGCTTCAACAGCAGTATGAAGTGCCGGAAAGTGCAAAGAATTAG
- a CDS encoding dioxygenase family protein: MHSKKLICLLGISILLGSCGEPSKSKAQTSSKSEPDSLLGGPCEGCEAIYEYGSRNLLAVDTLPDFSANSPKLKVTGTVFKNDGKTPAGGVILYIYHTNRKGIYPKKGGETDWSRRHGYIRGWVKTNNNGKYTFYTFRPAHYPNSSIPEHIHIIVKEPERKEYYLDDFLFDDDPLLTKEKRQRLQNRGGSGVGLPKSQDGILTFNRNIILGMNIPNYR; this comes from the coding sequence ATGCATTCGAAGAAGCTAATTTGTCTGCTGGGAATAAGTATATTGTTAGGTAGCTGTGGTGAACCCTCGAAAAGTAAAGCCCAAACAAGTTCGAAATCTGAGCCAGATAGTTTATTAGGAGGACCTTGTGAGGGATGTGAGGCTATCTATGAATACGGAAGCAGAAACCTTCTTGCTGTAGATACCCTTCCTGATTTTTCAGCTAATAGTCCGAAGTTGAAAGTTACGGGAACCGTGTTTAAAAATGACGGAAAAACGCCCGCAGGGGGTGTGATACTCTATATTTATCATACCAATCGAAAAGGGATCTATCCCAAAAAAGGAGGCGAAACAGATTGGTCGAGACGGCATGGCTATATCCGTGGATGGGTAAAAACAAATAACAATGGCAAGTATACATTCTATACGTTCAGACCAGCACATTACCCTAACTCCTCAATACCTGAGCATATACACATTATTGTAAAAGAACCAGAGCGAAAAGAATATTATTTAGATGATTTTCTTTTTGATGACGATCCACTTTTGACGAAAGAGAAAAGACAACGCTTGCAGAATCGTGGTGGCTCAGGAGTTGGTTTGCCGAAATCTCAAGATGGTATATTAACCTTCAACCGGAACATAATATTAGGAATGAATATTCCTAACTATAGGTAA